The following proteins are encoded in a genomic region of Phycisphaerae bacterium:
- a CDS encoding 6-carboxytetrahydropterin synthase, with protein MVLLTQQFEFSAAHRLHCPQFSSEENRRTFGKCNNPTGHGHNYLLEVTVAGVPDEKSGAVLPLPRFEQIVQERVIERLDHKHLNADTDEFRAVNPSVENIARVIWGLLADQVAPARLYRVRVWETAKTCAEYAGA; from the coding sequence ATGGTCCTGCTGACACAGCAATTCGAGTTTTCGGCGGCGCACCGGCTGCATTGTCCACAGTTCTCCTCCGAAGAAAACCGCCGGACGTTTGGCAAGTGCAACAACCCGACCGGGCACGGCCACAATTACCTGCTGGAGGTGACGGTCGCGGGCGTGCCGGACGAGAAGAGCGGTGCGGTGCTGCCGTTGCCGCGGTTCGAGCAAATCGTGCAGGAGCGCGTCATCGAGCGTCTCGATCACAAGCACCTGAACGCGGACACGGACGAGTTCCGCGCGGTCAATCCTAGTGTCGAGAACATCGCGCGCGTCATCTGGGGCCTGCTGGCGGACCAGGTCGCGCCGGCCCGCCTGTACCGGGTACGCGTTTGGGAGACGGCGAAGACGTGCGCGGAGTACGCGGGGGCGTAG
- a CDS encoding redoxin domain-containing protein → MEHRAGGAVGTPRGRLRIVGGVLLESVALLASGCLSAQRAAEIELAAAQRSTLVGRPAPDFTLPDQDDRPVRLRDARGHWVVIYFYPADGTAGCTCQAQEFTRSHRQFQRLNAWVYGISPDSVASHKAVTDAFKLTVPLLSDPDHAVMTAYGAWAETAWGARAMRSTVMIDPDGRVAWHWPEVIPEGHAERVRAKLAELQQRTARAQPADIAPAAREPAAAVPGN, encoded by the coding sequence ATGGAGCATCGGGCAGGCGGCGCTGTGGGCACGCCCCGCGGGCGCCTACGCATCGTCGGGGGTGTATTGCTGGAAAGTGTGGCGCTGCTGGCGAGCGGCTGTCTGTCGGCGCAGCGGGCCGCGGAGATCGAACTGGCGGCAGCGCAGCGGTCCACGCTGGTCGGGCGGCCGGCGCCGGACTTCACGCTGCCCGATCAGGACGACCGGCCTGTACGTCTTCGGGACGCCCGCGGCCACTGGGTTGTGATCTACTTCTACCCTGCCGATGGGACCGCGGGCTGCACGTGTCAAGCGCAGGAGTTCACGCGCAGCCACCGGCAGTTTCAGCGGCTGAACGCCTGGGTCTACGGCATCAGCCCCGATTCGGTCGCGAGTCACAAAGCCGTCACCGACGCGTTCAAGCTCACGGTGCCGTTGCTGTCGGACCCGGACCACGCGGTGATGACGGCGTACGGCGCGTGGGCGGAGACCGCGTGGGGCGCGCGGGCGATGCGCAGCACAGTCATGATTGACCCTGATGGGCGCGTCGCCTGGCACTGGCCCGAGGTCATTCCGGAGGGGCACGCGGAGCGGGTCCGGGCCAAGCTGGCCGAGCTTCAGCAGCGGACCGCACGCGCACAGCCGGCAGACATTGCCCCGGCAGCGCGCGAACCCGCCGCGGCCGTGCCGGGCAACTGA
- a CDS encoding SDR family oxidoreductase — protein MTLSREDKRVTEQTCVITGASRGIGLATASEFAQRGWRIVAAARRSEDLTAAAEQIKVAGGVCTAVPTDVGQAAEAQALIRTAQERCGRIDVLVNNAGVAPLCATAQLDPAEFDHVFAVNMAAIYHTTRAVWPLMQAQGGGTIINISSLASVDPFPGFAVYGASKAWVNVFTQATAAEGKPHNIRVFSVAPGAVETSLMRAAFPKFPPEKTLAPEAVARVIVALCDPGMTPCSGQTIFVRK, from the coding sequence GTGACCCTTTCTCGCGAGGACAAGCGCGTGACTGAACAGACCTGCGTCATCACCGGAGCCAGCCGGGGGATCGGACTGGCAACCGCATCGGAGTTCGCCCAGCGCGGCTGGCGGATCGTGGCCGCGGCCCGCCGGTCGGAAGATCTAACCGCCGCGGCTGAGCAGATCAAGGTCGCGGGCGGTGTGTGCACCGCGGTGCCGACGGACGTGGGCCAGGCCGCGGAGGCCCAGGCCCTGATTCGTACCGCCCAGGAGCGCTGTGGGCGAATCGACGTGCTGGTCAACAACGCCGGTGTGGCGCCGCTGTGCGCCACGGCGCAACTGGACCCCGCGGAGTTCGACCACGTGTTCGCCGTGAACATGGCGGCGATTTATCACACGACGCGCGCGGTGTGGCCGCTCATGCAGGCCCAGGGCGGCGGAACGATCATCAACATCTCGTCGCTGGCGTCGGTGGACCCGTTCCCCGGCTTCGCGGTTTACGGCGCGAGCAAGGCGTGGGTCAATGTTTTCACGCAGGCCACCGCCGCCGAGGGCAAGCCCCACAATATCCGGGTGTTCAGCGTTGCGCCCGGCGCGGTCGAGACCAGCCTGATGCGCGCCGCGTTTCCCAAGTTCCCGCCGGAGAAGACGCTCGCGCCCGAAGCCGTCGCGCGCGTTATCGTCGCCCTCTGCGATCCGGGCATGACGCCGTGCAGCGGGCAGACCATCTTCGTCCGCAAGTAG